A stretch of Lactuca sativa cultivar Salinas chromosome 6, Lsat_Salinas_v11, whole genome shotgun sequence DNA encodes these proteins:
- the LOC111901217 gene encoding uncharacterized protein LOC111901217, with product MRGITSLLRGNSKLNRIYPVRASWVATVTPKKVNDDGFEKKEEMKKEEVDPIVTFSKPPPMPPVLGPLVLFSLWETWSTPDDK from the exons ATGCGTGGAATAACTTCATTATTGCGAGGAAACAGTAAATTGAATAGAATCTACCCTGTTAGAGCATCATGGG TTGCCACTGTAACACCAAAGAAGGTAAATGATGATGGttttgagaagaaagaagagaTGAAAAAGGAGGAAGTTGATCCAATTGTTACTTTCAGTAAGCCTCCACCTATGCCACCTGTTCTTGGACCACTTGTTCTCTTCTCGCTTTGGGAAACATGGTCAACTCCAGACGACAAGTGA
- the LOC128126898 gene encoding uncharacterized protein LOC128126898: MVLSIWCFREKFATVQDLGKRYEGYDNYFTLRIHYSGVFTKAPGRKYVDGVVAYVDDVDTDLFSVHELDEMVRELGYKTEQTLYYHFCILEYPLDYGLMLLRNDQDILKMVSYVPKHRLIRVYIETGQKRVASYYKSPSKVIIEELKPDSVSLEMNRKKPCKREAGSCSRKLDLNKSMNPDYEQSQVLDVDEGHDSSKSILPFIRSHASKQSHVIQEEVVNHEIETQEEVITSAVETEEPVGTYHVHELSCQADDVANTTTIDDFEAFVDDYSLYADYDVEFNVQNSCEQQPEVNYLEGMVSDDNGEAFYFESGHGSKGSGDDSDDSEYNVDESNIQFDVDVDMSEFHNAVDVDEHGILNNHSKDERNDMVDDELEVIATDDYHFARFHEDDRKRLVTSGFLVFIKKNNDVGGDNNGGVGAVGGGCGDNGGRGGGGDGGGGGNIGGGGVNGDG; the protein is encoded by the exons ATGGTGCTATCAATATGGTGTTTTCGAGAAAAATTTGCAACCGTACAGGACTTAGGAAAAAGATACG AAGGATATGACAACTATTTCACGTTGAGGATACACTACAGtggtgtcttcaccaaagcacctGGAAGGAAATACGTTGATGGGGTTGTAGCATATGTAGATGATGTTGACACTGATTTATTTTCAGTTCATGAGCTTGATGAAATGGTCCGAGAACTAGGGTACAAAACTGAGCAAACCCTTTACTACCATTTTTGTATCCTTGAATACCCTTTAGACTATGGCTTAATGCTTTTACGTAATGACCAAGATATACTTAAAATGGTATCATATGTCCCTAAACACAGACTTATAAGGGTGTATATTGAAACTGGTCAGAAAAGGGTAGCTAGTTATTACAAGTCTCCTTCTAAAGTTATTATTGAAGAGTTGAAGCCTGATAGTGTGTCACTTGAAATGAATAGAAAGAAACCTTGTAAGAGAGAAGCAGGATCATGTAGTAGAAAGCTTGATCTAAACAAGTCTATGAACCCTGATTATGAGCAGTCACAAGTATTAGATGTTGATGAAGGGCATGATTCCTCAAAGAGTATTTTGCCATTTATAAGGTCACACGCTAGCAAACAAAGTCATGTCATTCAAGAGGAAGTGGTCAATCATGAAATTGAAACTCAAGAAGAAGTGATCACTAGTGCAGTTGAAACTGAAGAACCAGTGGGAACTTACCATGTACATGAACTAAGCTGCCAAGCTGATGATGTAGCTAATACTACAACAATTGATGACTTTGAAGCATTTGTAGATGATTATTCACTTTATGCTGATTATGATGTTGAGTTTAATGTTCAAAATTCATGTGAACAACAACCAGAAGTGAATTATCTAGAGGGTATGGTGAGTGATGATAATGGAGAGGCTTTCTATTTTGAGAGTGGCCATGGTTCTAAGGGTAGTGGAGATGATTCTGATGACAGTGAATATAATGTGGATGAGTCTAACATACAATTTGATGTAGATGTAGACATGAGTGAATTCCATAATGCTGTTGATGTAGATGAACATGGAATCTTAAACAATCATTCAAAAGATGAAAGGAATGACATGGTTGATGATGAGTTGGAAGTTATTGCGACTGATGATTATCACTTTGCTAGATTTCATGAAGATGATAGGAAGAGacttgtaacatctggatttctAG tcttcataaaaaaaaataatgatgttGGTGGTGACAACAATGGTGGTGTTGGTGCTGTTGGTGGCGGATGTGGAGATAACGGAGGTAGGGGAGGTGGGGGTGACGGAGGTGGTGGCGGCAACATTGGTGGCGGTGGTGTCAATGGTGATGGCTGA